The following are encoded in a window of Streptomyces sp. Go-475 genomic DNA:
- the cmk gene encoding (d)CMP kinase, which yields MESATPVIVAIDGPSGTGKSSTSKAVAAQLGLSYLDTGAQYRAITWWMVNNGIDIDDPAAIAAAAGKPEIVSGTDPQAPTITVDGVDVAGPIRTQEVTSKVSAVSAVPEVRARITELQRSIAASAENGIVVEGRDIGTTVLPDADLKIFLTASAEARAARRSGELKGADVHSTREALIKRDAADSSRKTSPLAKADDAVEVDTTELTLAQVIECVVTLVEEKRAGK from the coding sequence GTGGAAAGCGCCACGCCAGTGATTGTCGCCATCGACGGCCCCTCCGGCACGGGCAAGTCGAGCACCTCGAAGGCCGTGGCGGCACAGCTCGGGCTGAGCTACCTGGACACCGGCGCCCAGTACCGGGCGATCACCTGGTGGATGGTGAACAACGGCATCGACATCGACGACCCCGCCGCGATCGCCGCCGCGGCCGGCAAGCCCGAGATCGTCTCCGGCACCGACCCGCAGGCCCCCACCATCACCGTCGACGGCGTCGACGTGGCCGGCCCGATCCGCACCCAGGAAGTCACCTCCAAGGTCAGCGCGGTCAGCGCGGTGCCCGAGGTGCGGGCCCGGATCACCGAGCTGCAGCGCTCGATCGCGGCCTCCGCGGAGAACGGCATCGTGGTCGAGGGCCGGGACATCGGCACGACCGTGCTGCCGGACGCCGACCTGAAGATCTTCCTCACCGCCTCCGCGGAGGCGCGCGCCGCCCGGCGCAGCGGTGAGCTGAAGGGCGCCGACGTGCACTCCACCCGCGAGGCCCTGATCAAGCGCGACGCCGCCGACTCCAGCCGCAAGACCTCCCCGCTCGCCAAGGCGGACGACGCCGTCGAGGTGGACACCACCGAGCTCACGCTGGCCCAGGTCATCGAGTGCGTCGTCACGCTCGTCGAGGAGAAGCGGGCCGGGAAGTGA
- a CDS encoding prephenate dehydrogenase, translating to MRTALVIGTGLIGTSAALALSQRGVTVHLADPDPEQARTAAALGAGTDETPDGPVDLAIVAAPPAHVADVLADAMSRGLARGYLDVASVKGGPRRELEARGLDLAAYIGTHPMSGREKSGPLAATGDLFEGRPWVLTPTRDTDTEVLNLALELVSHCRAVPVVMDADAHDRAVALVSHMPHLVSSLVAARLEHAEEAAVRLCGQGIRDVTRIAASDPRMWIDILSANPGPVADLLTEVAADLEETVRSLRALQSSDDHKRREGTGGIEDVLRRGNAGQVRVPGKHGSAPRAYEVVAVLIDDQPGQLARIFADAGMAGVNIEDVRIEHATGQQAGLVQLMVEPKAAPVLSAALRERGWAIRQ from the coding sequence GTGAGGACCGCACTCGTCATCGGCACCGGCCTGATCGGCACGTCCGCCGCCCTCGCCCTGTCCCAGCGGGGCGTCACGGTGCACCTCGCCGACCCCGACCCCGAGCAGGCCCGTACGGCGGCCGCGCTCGGCGCCGGCACGGACGAGACGCCCGACGGGCCCGTCGACCTGGCGATCGTCGCCGCCCCGCCCGCGCACGTGGCCGACGTGCTCGCCGACGCCATGAGCCGCGGCCTGGCGCGCGGCTACCTCGACGTCGCCAGCGTCAAGGGCGGACCGCGCCGCGAGCTGGAGGCACGCGGCCTCGACCTCGCGGCCTACATCGGCACGCACCCCATGTCGGGCCGGGAGAAGTCCGGCCCGCTCGCCGCGACCGGCGACCTCTTCGAGGGCCGCCCCTGGGTGCTCACCCCGACCCGGGACACCGACACCGAGGTGCTGAACCTCGCCCTGGAGCTGGTCTCGCACTGCCGTGCCGTGCCGGTCGTGATGGACGCCGACGCCCACGACCGGGCCGTCGCCCTCGTCTCCCACATGCCCCACCTGGTCTCCAGCCTGGTCGCCGCGCGCCTGGAGCACGCCGAGGAGGCCGCCGTACGGCTGTGCGGGCAGGGCATCCGGGACGTGACGCGGATCGCCGCCTCCGACCCCCGGATGTGGATCGACATCCTCTCCGCGAACCCCGGGCCGGTCGCCGACCTGCTCACGGAGGTCGCCGCCGACCTGGAGGAGACCGTGCGGTCCCTGCGCGCGCTGCAGTCCTCCGACGACCACAAGCGCCGCGAGGGCACCGGCGGGATCGAGGACGTCCTGCGGCGCGGCAACGCCGGGCAGGTCCGCGTCCCCGGCAAGCACGGGTCCGCTCCGCGCGCCTACGAGGTCGTGGCCGTGCTCATCGACGACCAGCCCGGTCAGCTGGCCCGGATCTTCGCGGACGCGGGCATGGCGGGCGTCAACATCGAGGACGTGCGGATCGAGCACGCGACGGGGCAGCAGGCCGGTCTGGTGCAGCTCATGGTGGAGCCGAAGGCCGCGCCCGTGCTGTCCGCCGCGCTGCGGGAGCGCGGCTGGGCGATCCGGCAGTAG
- the aroH gene encoding chorismate mutase has protein sequence MAVRAVRGAVQLERDEAGHMDEQVGALLTAILERNGLTADDLISIWFTATPDLHSDFPAAAARKLGIVDVPLICAQELDIEGAMPRVVRVLAHIESDRPRADIAHVYLGAAGALRKDIAQ, from the coding sequence GTGGCGGTACGAGCGGTCCGGGGAGCCGTCCAACTCGAACGGGACGAGGCCGGGCACATGGACGAGCAGGTCGGGGCCCTGCTCACGGCCATCCTGGAGCGCAACGGCCTCACCGCCGACGACCTGATCAGCATCTGGTTCACGGCCACGCCCGACCTGCACAGCGACTTCCCGGCCGCGGCCGCGCGCAAGCTCGGCATCGTCGACGTCCCGCTGATCTGCGCCCAGGAACTCGACATCGAGGGCGCCATGCCCCGCGTCGTCCGGGTCCTCGCGCACATCGAGTCCGACCGGCCCCGCGCCGACATCGCCCACGTCTACCTCGGCGCCGCGGGCGCCCTGCGCAAGGACATCGCCCAGTGA
- a CDS encoding Rieske (2Fe-2S) protein yields the protein MTPSTTRRTVLLATGATGAAALVAACGGGGDDNGSASTATPTDQGATGTETGAPGGKELASTDEIPVGGGKIFKDDEVVVTQPERGQFKAFSAICTHQRCTVGSVSDGTINCPCHGSRFHIADGSVANGPATRPLPAERITVEGNSVRLA from the coding sequence ATGACCCCCAGCACGACACGCCGCACGGTCCTCCTCGCGACAGGCGCCACGGGCGCGGCGGCGCTCGTCGCGGCCTGCGGCGGAGGCGGGGACGACAACGGTTCCGCGTCGACGGCCACCCCCACCGACCAGGGGGCCACCGGCACGGAGACGGGCGCCCCGGGCGGCAAGGAGCTGGCCTCCACCGACGAGATCCCGGTCGGCGGCGGCAAGATCTTCAAGGACGACGAGGTCGTGGTGACCCAGCCGGAGCGGGGGCAGTTCAAGGCGTTCTCGGCGATCTGCACCCACCAGCGCTGCACGGTGGGCTCGGTCTCCGACGGCACGATCAACTGCCCCTGCCACGGCAGCAGGTTCCACATCGCCGACGGCTCGGTGGCCAACGGCCCGGCGACCCGGCCGCTGCCCGCCGAGCGGATCACCGTGGAGGGAAATTCGGTGCGGCTGGCCTGA
- a CDS encoding nucleotidyltransferase domain-containing protein, with protein sequence MQPETLVRDHTIYACVMGSRAFGLATDGSDTDRRGVFLAPTPLFWRFDKPPTHVEGPGEEQFSWELERFCELALRANPNILECLHSPLVEYADDTGRELLALRGAFLSRRVHETFTRYAHSQRRKLEADVRAHGTPRWKHAMHLLRLLISARDLLRTGGLTVDVGEHREPLLAVKRGEVTWSEVASWMTRLEREAHEAAGRSPLPAEPDRRRVEDFLVRVRRAAL encoded by the coding sequence ATGCAGCCCGAAACCCTGGTACGCGACCACACGATCTACGCCTGTGTGATGGGGTCGCGCGCCTTCGGGCTGGCTACGGACGGCAGCGACACCGACCGCCGGGGCGTGTTCCTGGCCCCCACGCCCCTGTTCTGGCGCTTCGACAAGCCGCCGACGCACGTCGAGGGGCCCGGCGAGGAGCAGTTCAGCTGGGAGCTGGAGCGGTTCTGCGAGCTGGCCCTGCGCGCCAACCCGAACATCCTTGAGTGCCTGCACTCCCCGCTCGTGGAGTACGCCGACGACACCGGCCGCGAGCTTCTCGCCCTGCGGGGGGCGTTCCTGTCCCGGCGGGTCCACGAGACGTTCACGCGGTACGCGCACAGCCAGCGCCGCAAGCTGGAGGCCGACGTCCGCGCCCACGGCACGCCCCGCTGGAAGCACGCGATGCACCTGCTGCGCCTGCTCATCAGCGCCCGGGACCTGCTGCGCACGGGTGGCCTCACCGTCGACGTCGGCGAGCACCGCGAGCCGCTGCTCGCGGTGAAGCGCGGCGAGGTCACCTGGTCCGAGGTCGCGTCCTGGATGACCCGCCTGGAGCGGGAGGCCCACGAGGCCGCCGGCCGCAGCCCGCTCCCGGCGGAACCGGACCGGCGGCGCGTGGAGGACTTCCTCGTCCGGGTACGCCGAGCAGCCCTGTGA
- a CDS encoding ADP-ribosylglycohydrolase family protein, with amino-acid sequence MTTLVHKQAATGALTGLALGDALGYPTEFNDVPTIIAKHGPWRELPLPKHAYVSDDTQMTLAVGRAVRSAMDRGLLTPMVLARTLREEFVDWYQSPQNNRAPGGTCLRACSLLKDEARPWQDASQIGSKGCGANMRVAPLGLVPGLSDEQRAGAAQLQAALTHGHPTGLAAADLTAHAVRLLAQGTEPAALVGLLRSYALENRSHYHERWLGDLWRRAQDASPEQFIARGWDECLEILDRLQHAVRTVSPETDPCLATGEGWIAEEALATGLLCFLLFPEEPVTALRRAACTAGDSDSIACLAGAFAGAHLGAEAWPSDWADRIEYRSDLLTLGALWDA; translated from the coding sequence ATGACCACGCTCGTTCACAAGCAAGCCGCCACCGGAGCACTCACGGGGCTCGCCCTCGGGGACGCGCTGGGATATCCGACCGAGTTCAACGACGTGCCGACGATCATCGCCAAGCACGGGCCGTGGCGGGAGCTGCCGTTGCCGAAGCACGCCTACGTCTCGGACGACACGCAGATGACCCTGGCGGTGGGACGGGCGGTGCGCTCGGCGATGGACCGGGGGCTGCTCACCCCGATGGTGCTGGCCCGGACCCTACGTGAGGAGTTCGTGGACTGGTACCAGTCGCCGCAGAACAACCGCGCCCCCGGCGGGACCTGCCTCAGGGCCTGCTCGCTGCTGAAGGACGAGGCCCGGCCCTGGCAGGACGCCAGCCAGATCGGTTCCAAGGGCTGCGGTGCCAACATGCGCGTCGCGCCCCTGGGCCTGGTGCCCGGCCTGAGCGACGAACAGCGGGCGGGCGCCGCCCAGTTGCAGGCGGCGCTGACCCACGGGCATCCGACGGGCCTCGCGGCCGCCGACCTCACCGCGCACGCCGTACGCCTGCTCGCGCAGGGCACCGAGCCGGCCGCGCTGGTCGGGCTGCTCCGGTCGTACGCCCTGGAGAACCGCAGCCACTACCACGAGCGCTGGCTCGGCGACCTGTGGCGTCGCGCCCAGGATGCGAGCCCCGAGCAGTTCATCGCGCGCGGCTGGGACGAGTGCCTGGAGATCCTCGACCGCCTCCAGCACGCCGTGCGCACCGTCTCGCCCGAGACCGACCCGTGCCTGGCCACCGGCGAGGGCTGGATCGCCGAGGAGGCCCTGGCGACCGGGCTGCTGTGCTTCCTGCTCTTCCCCGAGGAGCCGGTGACGGCCCTGCGCCGCGCCGCCTGCACCGCCGGCGACTCGGACTCGATCGCCTGCCTGGCCGGGGCCTTCGCGGGCGCCCACCTGGGCGCTGAGGCCTGGCCGAGCGACTGGGCCGACCGCATCGAGTACCGGAGCGACCTGCTGACCCTCGGGGCGCTCTGGGACGCGTGA
- a CDS encoding NUDIX domain-containing protein: MDGYDKYAHEPFAVTVDLAVFTVRDGALHVLLVERGQEPYAGHRALPGGFVQPDESAETAARRELAEETGLSDVSGLHLEQLRTYSEPGRDPRMRVVSVAFAALLPDAPEAQGGSDAARVDWVPYGTAGPLAFDHDRILADAHDRVGAKLEYTCLATAFCPPEFTLGELQRVYETVWGTALDRPNFRRKVLATPGFVEPVPGAARLTGGRGKPAAVYRAGAATTLHPPLLRPSREGHPA, from the coding sequence ATGGACGGCTACGACAAGTACGCCCATGAACCCTTCGCCGTCACGGTCGACCTCGCCGTCTTCACCGTCCGGGACGGCGCCCTGCACGTGCTGCTCGTCGAGCGCGGGCAGGAGCCGTACGCCGGACACCGGGCCCTGCCCGGCGGCTTCGTTCAGCCGGACGAGTCCGCGGAGACGGCCGCGCGGCGTGAACTCGCCGAGGAGACCGGCCTGTCGGACGTCTCGGGGCTGCACCTGGAGCAGCTGCGGACCTACAGCGAGCCCGGCCGCGACCCCCGGATGCGGGTCGTGTCGGTCGCCTTCGCCGCGCTGCTGCCCGACGCGCCCGAGGCGCAGGGCGGCAGCGACGCCGCCCGGGTCGACTGGGTGCCCTACGGCACGGCCGGGCCGCTCGCCTTCGACCACGACCGCATCCTGGCCGACGCCCACGACCGCGTCGGCGCCAAGCTCGAGTACACCTGCCTCGCCACGGCCTTCTGCCCGCCCGAGTTCACCCTCGGCGAGCTCCAGCGGGTCTACGAGACCGTGTGGGGCACCGCGCTCGACCGGCCCAACTTCCGGCGCAAGGTCCTCGCCACGCCGGGCTTCGTCGAACCCGTCCCCGGCGCCGCGCGGCTGACCGGCGGCCGGGGCAAACCCGCCGCGGTGTACCGCGCCGGTGCCGCCACCACCCTCCATCCGCCTCTCCTCCGGCCGTCCCGGGAAGGACACCCCGCATGA